One part of the Perognathus longimembris pacificus isolate PPM17 chromosome 10, ASM2315922v1, whole genome shotgun sequence genome encodes these proteins:
- the Mphosph6 gene encoding M-phase phosphoprotein 6, with protein MASERKTKLSKNLLRMKFMQRGLDSETKKQLEEEEKKIISEEHWYLDLPELKEKESFIIEEQSFSSCEDLLYGRMSFRGFNPEVEKLMLQMNAKNKAEEEEEDETIELDVSDEEMARRYETLVGTIGKKFAKKRDRANFEEDENGNIKPRKAKKMFLKPQD; from the exons ATGGCGTCTGAGCGCAAGACCAAGTTGTCCAAAAACCTGCTGCGCATGAAG TTCATGCAAAGGGGATTGGACTCAGAAACCAAGAAACAactagaagaggaagaaaagaagatcaTTAGTGAAGAACACTGGTATTTGGATTTGCCAGAGCTTAAAGAGAAAGA GAGTTTCATAATAGAAGAGCAGAGTTTCTCATCATGTGAAGATCTTCTCTATGGAAGAATGTCATTCAGAGGATTTAATCCTGAAGTTGAG AAATTAATGCTTCAGATGAATGCTAAGAACaaagcagaagaggaagaagaagatgaaacCATCGAGCTTGATGTGTCAGATGAAGAAATGGCCAGAAG ATATGAAACTTTGGTGGGGACAATTGGGAAAAAATTTGCCAAGAAGCGGGATCGTGCCAATTTTGAAGaagatgaaaatggaaacataaaaccaagaaaagcaaagaagatgttcttaaagccccaagactga